One window of Oncorhynchus masou masou isolate Uvic2021 chromosome 33, UVic_Omas_1.1, whole genome shotgun sequence genomic DNA carries:
- the b4galt3 gene encoding beta-1,4-galactosyltransferase 3 — MACCGRSLDSPCTLALLVGFQFAFVVYFSLGGFRGLVSVLVHSEQPEFDYSRPHDVYTNLSHLGVPPAPHIGTGPPGTGAQLKDCKMPSPLLVGPVSVRLSSPLSLEEIRERNPLVLPGGRYSPPDCQPRHHTAIVVPYRNRQTHLRALLYHLHPFLQRQQIHYSIYIVQQWGNSTFNRAKLLNVGVREALRDEDWGCIFLHDVDLLPENDHNTYTCHNQFPTHLSVAMDKFRYRLPYPQYFGGVSAVTPEQYMKMNGFPNSYWGWGGEDDDIAARVRLSGMKIVRPPVAIGHYKMIKHKGDRGNEQNPRRFDLLKRTRLNWHSDGLNSLTYELLSKELQPLYTNLTVDIGDDPRLPQRKATPPMPKREVKGDELPPLVPWSKHGSKRRGDTSLAAKHDIQGEGQAVKVGVVTAVTTAKPKADKVDHAQSKTVHQTVDERASVVK, encoded by the exons atggCGTGTTGTGGTCGCTCTCTTGACTCCCCCTGTACCCTGGCCCTATTGGTGGGCTTCCAGTTTGCCTTTGTGGTCTACTTCTCCCTGGGGGGCTTCAGGGGGCTGGTGTCCGTACTGGTCCACTCTGAGCAGCCTGAGTTTGACTACTCCCGCCCCCACGACGTGTACACCAACCTCAGCCACCTGGGGGTGCCACCAGCCCCCCACATAGGCACGGGACCACCAGGGACAGGGGCTCAGCTGAAGGACTGCAAGATGCCCTCACCACTACTGG TCGGTCCTGTGTCTGTGCGTCTGTCCTCGCCTCTCTCTCTGGAGGAGATCAGGGAGAGGAACCCGTTGGTGTTACCGGGAGGCCGGTACAGCCCCCCAGACTGCCAGCCGCGCCACCACACGGCCATCGTGGTGCCGTACCGTAACCGCCAGACTCACCTCCGAGCCCTACTCTACCACCTCCACCCCTTCCTACAGAGACAACagattcactacagtatctacatagtccagcag TGGGGTAACTCTACATTTAACCGGGCTAAGCTGTTGAATGTTGGGGTCCGTGAGGCGCTGAGAGACGAGGACTGGGGGTGTATCTTCCTACACGATGTAGATCTGCTGCCTGAAAATGACCATAACACCTACACCTGTCACAATCAGTTCCCCACACACCTCTCCGTTGCCATGGACAAGTTCAGAtacag GTTGCCGTACCCCCAGTATTTCGGAGGGGTATCTGCGGTCACACCTGAGCAGTACATGAAGATGAACGGATTCCCCAACAGCTATTGGGGCTGGGGTGGGGAGGACGATGACATCGCTGCCAG AGTGCGTCTGTCTGGGATGAAGATAGTGCGCCCTCCAGTGGCCATCGGACATTACAAGATGATCAAGCATAAAGGAGACAGGGGCAATGAGCAGAATCCACGcag GTTTGACCTTCTGAAACGGACCAGGCTCAACTGGCATTCTGATGGTCTGAACTCTCTGACCTACGAACTGTTATCCAAAGAGCTGCAGCCTCTCTACACCAACCTGACGGTCGACATTGGGGACGACCCTCGTCTGCCCCAGAGAAAGGCCACGCCTCCTATGCCCAAACGTGAGGTGAAGGGGGATGAATTACCTCCCCTTGTGCCATGGAGCAAACATGGATCAAAGAGGAGGGGAGACACATCCCTTGCAGCCAAACATGACATACAGGGGGAGGGGCAAGCCGTTAAAGTGGGTGTGGTTACAGCTGTGACTACGGCTAAACCTAAAGCTGACAAGGTAGACCACGCCCAGTCAAAGACAGTGCATCAAACTGTAGATGAGAGGGCGAGTGTGGTAAAGTAG